The sequence below is a genomic window from Flavobacterium keumense.
GATGAGCACAAAGAAGCGATTAAAAAATACACCAAACAGCAAGAAAGTGTTCGTAATAATAGAGAATACAACTCTTTGACTAAAGAAATTGAGTTTCAAGAATTAGAAATTCAATTGGCTGAAAAGCAAATCAAAGAAATGAAAGCTTCAATTGAACATAAAAAAGAAGTGATTGCTAATTCTAAAGAAAAATTAGAATTAAAATCAGCGCATTTGAAACATAAAAAATCTGAATTAGATGCAATTATGGCTGAAACTCAGAAAGAAGAAGAATTCTTATCTGAAAAATCAGCAGAATACCAAGCACAAATTGAAGAGCGTTTGTTAACTGCTTACAAAAGAATCAGAAGTAGCGTTCGCAATGGTTTAGCCGTTGTTTCTATTGAAAGAGGAGCATCTGCAGGTTCGTTCTTTACTATTCCGCCACAAACACAAGTAGAAATTGCTTCAAGAAAGAAAATCATCACCGATGAACACTCTGGAAGAATTTTAGTGGATAGTGCATTAGCACAAGAAGAAAGAGAAAAAATGGAAAAATTATTTTCTAAATTCTAAATAGGCCAAGTCCCGATGCAAATCGGGACTTTTTTTTAGTATGAAACAATTCCTTTTCTTTATAACAACAAAATCATACGGGATTTATATTAATCTCTTGTGCTTTATTAGTCCAAAAAAAGCTACACTTCTCGCTTACTCGCTTTTTAGCCAGCCCCGAAAAGGAAAACTAAACAGTAGCAAGCTTCCTTCTTTTTTAGCAGAAGCAAAAAAAGAAACATTTGAAAAAAACAAACAGTCTTTCCAAACGTATCGTTGGGAAGGTGACGAAAAGATTATTTTTTTGGTTCACGGTTGGCAAAGCAACTCGGCACGTTGGCGAAAATTAATCCCTCATCTTCAGGAAACGGGACATACTATAATTGCTATTGATGCACCGGCACATGGCCTTTCAGGAGGCAAAGAATTCAATGTCATTCAGTACGCAGCGTATATGGAAACTGTAGCTAAAAAATATACTCCAAATTACATCATTGGACATTCCATCGGAGGAAAAACAAGCTTATATTACCAAGCTACGTATCAAAATCCAAGCATTGAGAAAATAGTGCTTTTAGGAGCTCCTGCTGATTTTAAAATCATCTTTGAAAATTATATCAAATTATTGAGTTTGAACAGCCGTATGGTGCAATTATTACACCAACATTATTGGGATTACTTCCAAATTAAAGTAGAACATTTCTCTGCCAAACACTTTGTTTCTTCTATTAAAGCCAAAGGATTTGTAATTCATGATGTAGAAGA
It includes:
- a CDS encoding alpha/beta hydrolase gives rise to the protein MKQFLFFITTKSYGIYINLLCFISPKKATLLAYSLFSQPRKGKLNSSKLPSFLAEAKKETFEKNKQSFQTYRWEGDEKIIFLVHGWQSNSARWRKLIPHLQETGHTIIAIDAPAHGLSGGKEFNVIQYAAYMETVAKKYTPNYIIGHSIGGKTSLYYQATYQNPSIEKIVLLGAPADFKIIFENYIKLLSLNSRMVQLLHQHYWDYFQIKVEHFSAKHFVSSIKAKGFVIHDVEDKIVLYKEGEKITNHWKASVLETTKGLGHSLQNKEVYKKIVAFLSDAN
- a CDS encoding zinc ribbon domain-containing protein, encoding MATKKELSVEDKLRAIYDLQLIDSRIDEIRNVRGELPLEVEDLEDEVAGLSTRSEKLKNELEVIEEQIKVKKNAIDEHKEAIKKYTKQQESVRNNREYNSLTKEIEFQELEIQLAEKQIKEMKASIEHKKEVIANSKEKLELKSAHLKHKKSELDAIMAETQKEEEFLSEKSAEYQAQIEERLLTAYKRIRSSVRNGLAVVSIERGASAGSFFTIPPQTQVEIASRKKIITDEHSGRILVDSALAQEEREKMEKLFSKF